Proteins encoded by one window of Yersinia massiliensis:
- the ugpB gene encoding sn-glycerol-3-phosphate ABC transporter substrate-binding protein UgpB — MFNNTIRKTSICVALTLAFSANAMAVTEIPFWHSMEGELGKEVDSLADRFNQSHSDYKIIPVYKGNYEQSLAAGIAAFRSGKAPAILQVYEVGTATMMASKAIKPVFQVFKDANINFDESVFVPTVAGYYTDAKTGHLLSQPFNSSTPVLYYNKDAFKKAGLNPDQPPKTWQELAEDTAKLRAAGSSCGYASGWQGWIQIENFSAWHGQLIASRNNGFEGTDAVLEFNKPLQVKHIQLLSDMNKKGDFTYFGRKDESTAKFYNGDCAITTASSGSLADIRQYAKFNYGVGMMPYDADAKDAPQNAIIGGASLWVMDGKDKDTYKGVAEFLQYLAQPEIAAEWHQKTGYLPITTAAYELTKQQGFYEKNPGADVATRQMLNKPPLPYTKGLRLGNMPQIRTVVDEELEGVWTGKKAPQEALDSAVKRGDVLLRRFEQANK, encoded by the coding sequence ATGTTTAACAATACCATTCGTAAAACGTCGATTTGTGTCGCACTGACTTTGGCTTTTAGCGCTAATGCCATGGCCGTGACTGAAATCCCTTTCTGGCATTCAATGGAAGGGGAGTTGGGTAAAGAAGTTGATTCATTAGCTGACCGCTTTAACCAGTCGCACAGCGATTATAAAATCATCCCTGTCTATAAGGGTAACTACGAACAAAGCCTTGCGGCTGGCATTGCGGCCTTCCGTTCTGGTAAAGCACCGGCAATCTTGCAAGTTTATGAAGTGGGTACGGCAACCATGATGGCGAGCAAGGCGATTAAGCCTGTCTTCCAAGTCTTTAAAGACGCCAATATTAATTTTGATGAGTCTGTTTTCGTGCCGACGGTCGCAGGCTATTACACCGATGCCAAAACAGGTCATTTGTTGTCGCAGCCATTTAACAGTTCTACACCCGTGCTGTACTACAACAAAGATGCCTTTAAGAAAGCAGGTTTGAATCCGGATCAACCGCCTAAAACGTGGCAAGAACTGGCGGAAGATACAGCCAAACTCCGTGCTGCAGGTTCAAGTTGTGGTTACGCCAGTGGTTGGCAGGGGTGGATCCAAATTGAGAACTTCAGCGCATGGCATGGTCAGCTCATCGCTAGCCGTAATAATGGTTTTGAAGGCACCGATGCTGTATTGGAGTTCAATAAACCCTTGCAGGTTAAGCATATTCAACTGCTGTCGGATATGAATAAGAAAGGTGACTTCACCTATTTCGGCCGTAAAGATGAATCGACCGCGAAGTTTTATAACGGTGATTGTGCCATCACCACCGCTTCTTCAGGTTCGCTTGCTGATATTCGTCAGTACGCGAAATTTAACTACGGTGTCGGCATGATGCCTTACGACGCAGATGCGAAAGATGCGCCGCAAAACGCCATTATCGGCGGTGCCAGCCTGTGGGTGATGGACGGTAAAGATAAAGACACTTACAAAGGCGTGGCCGAATTCTTGCAATATCTGGCTCAGCCTGAAATTGCCGCTGAATGGCACCAGAAAACAGGCTACCTGCCGATCACCACCGCCGCCTATGAGTTGACTAAGCAGCAGGGCTTCTATGAGAAGAACCCTGGTGCTGATGTCGCCACTCGCCAAATGCTGAATAAGCCACCATTGCCTTACACCAAAGGGTTACGTCTGGGCAATATGCCGCAGATTCGTACCGTGGTTGATGAAGAGCTGGAAGGGGTGTGGACGGGTAAAAAAGCGCCTCAAGAAGCATTGGATAGCGCAGTGAAGCGGGGCGACGTCTTACTGCGTCGCTTTGAACAGGCAAATAAATAG